The Musa acuminata AAA Group cultivar baxijiao chromosome BXJ2-5, Cavendish_Baxijiao_AAA, whole genome shotgun sequence genomic interval TTGTATTGTTAGGTACACACACGAATAACATGCTAGCTTTGGGAAACAATAATGAGTAACCACCTGACAAAGGATTGATTGAAGCCTAAGATTTAACCTTGCGAGGTGGGGATGAGTCCAGCAATTTAATGAGTTGAAGATAAGGCTGGTGAGTAAATTACAAGTTTTAATCAGTTTCAAGCTGGCTTGAGAGGATGACTTGAATGCAAATAATTATGTATGGTTGATAttagtaaataaaaattaaataaccaAAATGAGATTTTTGATCTTAATATTTTACCATCGAAAGCAAAATTTTGATCAATTAAGTTACTTGACTTGTTaaaatagttatatatatatatagagagagagatgaatcttAAGAATACACAAAACAcaatataatatcatataatacTATTGAGATTTTGTCGATCATCAACTGACAAATATTAATGGGCCAACCAAAAATCCTGCGCATCTTTTACACGCTCTCCACTCTAAATGTCCCATCAATAATAAGTtattatatggattagataatatgtCGAGATCATTcgtaaatatatttataattattttttattttatgaatcacATAATTTGGATTCCTATGATATCTCGAATGTTCTTTGGCATGATTCACGTGTGGACATAATTGTATATTCATATCGTGTCTCACGAACTCCACACCAAGTCAAACATCGACATGAGTTCATGTCtcctaaaaataaaatgaaatgtaaataaaaatatacaaaaaattaAAAGGCAAAGGAAGGAGGTTGCATGATTTTGATGTGTTACCAATTTTTTGTACTCCATCACCAATCCTCAAAATTAGACATTAggattatatatctatatatatatatatatatatttgtcttaAAATGATTACTAATTTATGTTTAGGCTTCGATTAAAGTGTGATCTTTTTTCTAATGTGACTTTAGGATCAATGACCCATCCACATCGACATCGTATCATTTTTGGTTTTAGTTTATATGGTATGTCCCTCTCACACGAGCAAATTGTATTTGAAACATGTTTCAGCAATGCTGCACTGTATATGAACCTTGAAGATCTTGAAACATGATAACAATCATATTGAAATGATCCATGACTTGGTGAAGCACTAAGTGGCCATTCAAGGAACAGTTTGCTCATTGCGAAGATCTAAAACAGATGGAAGGAATCACTGCTCCAATTTGAAGATTCTTCGGTACTCTTTCAACTCATCCTCATGACCCAGTTGAGAATAAAGAATTTGCTGCTTACATCTGAAGCACATGAGATGTTAAGACTAAGAGTTGAAGGCAGTCAAAATCTAGTCATAGTTTCTTTGTAGTGGGAACAATTTCACATGAAATTGttcccactatatatatatatatagagagagagagagagagatcaaccaATTCAACATGAGGAAGGAGTAGCCAAGATTTCTCCTTGTGCTGTGTTAATGTTCTACTCTCAATGTACTTCCCTTGGGGATGCTGAGATGGATGAATCAAATACTTGTTTAAATATCCCTTGTTAAAATCTAAAACTTGTAGTTATGAACACTTGAGAATTTCATATACAagccaaaaaggaaaaaaataaaagaagtaaTAGATTATATTGATTTTAGTAGGTCTCTACAATGGTGTTTGTTTATACCACCCTATTTTTAGTCAAGGATGACTTGATGCTCCCCTCCATGGGCTTGAATTGGTTTTGATTTGTGGGCTTATACTAATTATGTTTTATGAGCTAAAATTGAATTCAATTTATCTTGCACACTACTTGAGGTTAAGAATAACATGAAGCTATTCTTTAATTAGCTTAACTTAGTCTAATTTTAATTGATTTGGGATTCCCCTTCAAAAGTTGTGTGCAATTAAACTAGACAAAGTTTGTGGAATTGAACTAACTTTAATTAGCTTTAGTGAGATCACATACCCTTCCTTGTTAGGATGAGTTATGTGTGGGATTCATATGtaatttttgatattaaattaagacATATTTTTTAACTAttgataattattaaaaataataaaaatataattatttaattaccAATCATATATACTCTTATTTCATTTATCAATCGATCATCTTCGTATTCATATCGGAATACTCTTATTTCATTTATCAACCGATCATCTTCACAAGCATTTATATCAGAACCTTAGTTGTATTGCTCGTTGTTGCTCGATGAAAAGAAAGACATTGTCTGTCATTGCTCGTCGCTACCCACTCGATGATGTCACTTGTTGCGATGCtcgttattataatttttaaatatatttatgttgCGATTTTTGAAATATTAAGAAATTATAAAATGAGATGGTGTAAATAATAAAAATGGATCCAATTTGTGAGTTTCCAAACGCTCACAACTGGGTTCGCCCGAGGGTCTTGTATCAGGGGCGTCAGATTCCGATCTGATGGACTGTAACGAAGGAGCTACTTAACCATGGCTCGCCCGAGAGACACTGGACCAAGCAATAGAGATCGGGAAACACAAAGGAAAGGGGCGGTGTGCTTCATGGCGAAGTAAACCCTCACCGGCTTCTTTGCCTCGGTCATGTCTGTTTCCTAGATCGGCGATCCTCTCTCGTCTACCTCCGCGTGCAAAGGCGGCCATCACTTTGCGCCTCTTCCCTTTCCGACggtgcgtctctctctctctccggtgcATCTTCCCCTCCATCCCTCTTTCTTCCTTCCCGTTGTAGCTCTCCCTCTTTCTCATCCTCGTCCGTTGCCGCCCCCAGCCGAGTCTCCCCGACAGcccccctccctctccctcttactCCTCCTTCTCTGTGCTTCTTCCCACCTCCCCCCTCTCCCGCTGTTTCactccctctttctcctcctccgtgGCCACCCCAGCTGCCTCCCTGACAACCCCTAGCcctttcctctcctcctcctctccctctgtgCTTCTCCCCCTTCGTCTTCCCTCCTTCTGCCTCTCTCcttctttttcctcctcctccgctgccCCTTCCCGAGCCTCCTCGACAGCCCCCCTCTCCGCCGCTCTCTCTTCTTCCAAGCAGAGATGCCGCCCCTCGCCGAGCCTCCTCGatagctcctctctctctccctctctctgctTCTTCCTCCGATGAGCTTCCTTCTTCTCCCGGCAACTTCCCCTtctctacttctttatctcccTGAACTGTTTTAATTATGGTTAATAATGGTTAAATTTTGTTAATACTAGTTTAAGAATTGTTTAGAGGACTGAATTTGTCTAGTATTTTCAATTGTCGCTGTTTTATAGATGATTAAATGAATGTAATTTGATATCTTAATGGCAATATTTTGAATATGAAACTCGTGTAgtgtctaatttttattttaatatttatctttcttcttatttgtatttttataatttttatattgatgGGCGTTTCTCTTAGCTCTCATGAGTGCCTAACCCCTTTGGATGTTCAGAACTTTCGTGCCTTTTAGTGCATAGCACCTTTGACAACTCTTGTCTTACATGACATCTTATTGGATGCCATATCAATTGCATATATCACACCTCAAAGCTTTACAATTATAGGATGGAAAGATCAGGAGTAAGGACAGTCCTATATCTTTGTTTCTTTTAACCTAGAATTTATCAAACTGTTATATTCTTTAATTTTCTCCAATTGAGCTATATACTTGTTTCTTAGCTATTGGGTCGGTAGATATGGGATAAAAGTTTGGAGCCAACTTCTGTGATAGAGTAGATCCACTAAAATATTGAGCAGTGGTGTAGCATCAGTTCCTATTTCCAAATTAGCATTTTCTTTCGAcccaatattttcttttttcctccTTATCCATCAAGGTAAGACAAGAAACTATCACGATCTGATATGAACATTAAAATATTGTATTGTCAAGTTCTGTTTTTAAGTGTTTGTCAAATTCATAAGTGGATGAATTTATTGATTGGTACCAGAGGCTATTGATTTCTCTATTTCTTGCTCTCCATGGTAACAAGATTGAGAATGATCCAAAGTGTGACCAGAAATTTGCAGTGTGATGAGGATAAAGGCACCTGAATCTTCAATGCTAGGCTTGAAAGCCGATCTGACAATGCGGACATAAAGATGGAATATTAATTGCTCTCAACaaaagaatgctggatggttcggAACAGAGGATAAAAATTTGGGGATGTGGGGATGAATTTTAATGGTTTTGTAGAAAAATCTAAGATTCCTTACCTGAGCACAAGAAGCAATGATGCCATCTTCATCCTAGGATGTCGATGAAGTCTTTAAAAGGCATATACTCTTGAGCATGTGATGGATAAAATCATAGAAACACATCCAAACCAAAATTTAGGACAGCATTCaggactatgaattcttggtctaCTTTGTTTAATTTTAAGACTTCTTTGAGCTGAATCCAGATGGATTAAGCACTTGAATCAGCCATATAAATGTATAagcattttaaataatttactgATCAGAACTACCTTAATTTGATTTATGGATTCTTTTAGAAAAAATATGCATCTAGGTAATGTATGGATTGAAATAGTGAAATTATTGGTAAAATTTATCAAGTACTGCTTGAGTACCATTTGAAAATCGACCTCTATAAAAGCTACAGGTTGCAGAGATTACACTTAGACAATTGAAATTGCTCTGGCGAGCCATAAGTCCCAATAATTGGAGAATATTGTGATGGTTAAACACTAAAATTAATAGTTTTGTTCCAACAAATCAATTGCTTTTTTCTACATACTATCATTCCTACTTTAATTAGCTGGCTTCTTTGTTGTTTGCAAGCTTTCTTTACGATCTCTAAGACACTGATTGAACATGAGTTAAATAAGAATGTGCAAGCTATTCTTGAACACTGAAAAAGTAAATAGTCAAACGACTTTTGCTTCCAAGTGCTTGTTTGATTCAGCAGGCTGTTGAGAGAAGTAGGGCATTCTTTACAATACAATGGTTAAAAAAATTGAAACTcaactccattttttttttttctctttacaatTAATAGTTTTCATAGTGATGTTTATTGTATTTGATGCATATTAGATATAAAATAGTTAACATGGTCTTGAATTAGATGGATCTTTGGTTTATAGATGTGAACAAGAACCATGTAATTTACAATAAAATGTAGGATCTGTTACTGATTTGTTTTACAGTATCATTAACTGTTTATTTGTTGTGGATTCTGAGTTTTAAGCTCCACTGAAAATTTGCTGCATTCAAATCTATTCAATTTTGCTGTTTACTCCATCTTTTTGAAGTATGGTCAACATAAACAGATAATTGACACTTATTGAAATCTTGTTTTATGTCACATGATTGGCTCTTTTTGAAAACTTGTTTTAGGTCACAGCTGATTTTACAAAGTTATGTGAGCATTTACCAGTCTTTTTATTGAGTTCTTTACAAAATTGACTCCATCTTGATGATAAAgtggagaattttttttatttgcctaaaaaagaaaaaaggtcatGTAACAAGACTTTgcttaaattttaaattaagccaaacttttTGTCTGTGCATCCTATGACACTTTGTTCATCACCGAGTTAATGATCATAGGTTGCTAAGTTTGCTTGATCTGCAGACATGTACAATAATTTGGGCAATCAGACTGGGATGCAAGGACCCACGACCAATCCTCCTCCCAATCCATTTGGCAATGCATTCTATGGAGCTGGATCTGGACTTATTCGAGGTGGCCTTGGGGCATATGGAGAGAAATTCTTGGGCTCAAGTTCTGAATTCATGCAAAGTAATGTAAGAAACTATATCTATGGTAACACATAGAGTAGCTATAGTAAATGGCTGATGATTTCTTATATTTCATGTGTATGTTCATAAGCATTTGTTAGTCATATTCTAACATATGGGCTCTGATGAAACAGATAAGCAGGTATTTCTCCAACCCTCAATATTATTTTCAAGTGAATGACCAATATGTGAGGAACAAATTGAAGGTCATATTGTTTCCATTCCTACACAGGGTAAATTGACTATGTTTTGTTATCTTCAGTTTCTACTCTTTTTTATTTCAATCAGATTATCCCAAAAGGATTCTCTTTTTTTACTCGATGTTACAATCTTTCCAGGGCCACTGGACTAGAATAACTGAGCCAGTTGGAGGCAGGCTGTCTTACAAACCCCCAATATATGACATAAATGCCCCTGATCTATACATTCCTTTTATGGCATTTGGAACCTACGTTGTTATAGCAGGCTTTTCGTTTGGTCTTCTTGGAAAGTAAGTCTTGCCTTGGCCTTATTAATACATGCCATTGTCATAAAAGATTTAGATACCGGTCGCATCGATACATACTGGTTGCAATTTACAATGCCGACTATTGGTTGTTATGGGACCATATGGCTCAGTTCGGATGAgtattcattttttattatttctgagTGATGTCGAGCAATATGGATCAGTATACTACCCAGGATACTAATACCAGTCTGACAGGGTGCCGATATCAGTATCAGACTAAGTTTTTTATATCTTgattgtcatccttagagcaacatTAGCCCTAACCATTGCTCCTCTCTTGCAGATTTACTCCAGAAGTTTTGAGCTTGCAGTTAACAAGGGGACTTGCCGGCTGGTTTATGCAGGTTCTTCTATTGAAGGGATTGTTATATTCGTTAGGAAGTGGGGAAGCGCCACTTCTTGATATGGTGTCATATGGTGGGTATGCTTTTACGGGGTTGTCCTTGACTATGTTGGCAAGGCTTTGCTGGAGTTACTCATACTATTTCCTAATGCCGTGGATGAGTTTGTGTATGGGGGTGTTTTTAGTGAAGACCATGAAGAGGGTACTTTTCACAGAGATGAGGAGCTATGAAAAGCATTCCAGCCGGCAACACTATCTACTACTCTTCATGGCGATTGCTCAGTTCCCTCTATTCTTCTGGCTCGGCAAAGTAGCAGCAGGATAGAGTTCATTTCAGCTACTATCTTTGTTTATGATGTTTATTTCCCCTTTCTGGACCCCTAGGGCACGATAAATCAGTCAGTTATCTTCACAGTTGGGAATTGAGAAGAAACGGAAAAAGGAAAACAATCTGCAACTGGTAGTTTTTGTTGTCATGGCGTCTTCAGGAGCTGGTTCATATTGGG includes:
- the LOC103984992 gene encoding uncharacterized protein LOC103984992, whose amino-acid sequence is MYNNLGNQTGMQGPTTNPPPNPFGNAFYGAGSGLIRGGLGAYGEKFLGSSSEFMQSNISRYFSNPQYYFQVNDQYVRNKLKVILFPFLHRGHWTRITEPVGGRLSYKPPIYDINAPDLYIPFMAFGTYVVIAGFSFGLLGKFTPEVLSLQLTRGLAGWFMQVLLLKGLLYSLGSGEAPLLDMVSYGGYAFTGLSLTMLARLCWSYSYYFLMPWMSLCMGVFLVKTMKRVLFTEMRSYEKHSSRQHYLLLFMAIAQFPLFFWLGKVAAG